From the Mycoplasmatota bacterium genome, one window contains:
- the galU gene encoding UTP--glucose-1-phosphate uridylyltransferase GalU, with the protein MRRVRKAVIPAAGFGTRFLPATKAQPKEMLPIVDKPTIQYIIEEAVASGIEEILIITSGQKRSIEDHFDKSYELEDTLRKKGKDDLLKMVEKVSNMVNIHYIRQKEAKGLGHAILCAKVFIKDEPFAVLLGDDVVVNKQGEPALKQLITQYGKVGSSVVGVQTVPQEDVNKYGIVEVSKSHEPKERLYQLANMVEKPKVQEAPSQLAVLGRYVLTPEIFEMLETQTPGSGNEIQLTDAIKRLMTRQTVYAYDFIGDRYDVGDKFGFIKATIDFALDREDLHEQVLNYIKEKVN; encoded by the coding sequence ATGAGAAGAGTAAGAAAAGCTGTTATACCTGCAGCTGGTTTTGGTACTCGTTTTTTACCAGCTACTAAAGCCCAACCAAAAGAAATGCTTCCAATTGTTGATAAACCAACTATTCAATATATAATTGAAGAAGCAGTGGCATCAGGTATAGAAGAAATATTAATTATTACAAGTGGTCAAAAACGGTCAATTGAGGACCATTTTGATAAATCTTATGAGTTAGAAGATACATTACGTAAAAAAGGTAAAGATGATTTACTTAAGATGGTAGAAAAAGTTTCAAATATGGTTAATATTCATTATATTCGTCAGAAAGAAGCAAAAGGGTTAGGACATGCTATTTTATGTGCGAAAGTTTTTATTAAAGATGAACCATTTGCTGTTTTATTAGGTGATGATGTTGTTGTTAATAAACAAGGAGAACCTGCTTTGAAACAACTGATAACTCAATATGGTAAAGTTGGATCTAGTGTTGTTGGTGTTCAAACAGTACCACAAGAAGATGTAAATAAATATGGGATTGTTGAAGTATCAAAATCTCATGAGCCTAAAGAAAGACTTTATCAATTAGCCAATATGGTAGAAAAACCAAAGGTTCAAGAAGCACCAAGTCAACTCGCTGTATTAGGGAGATATGTTTTAACACCTGAGATTTTTGAAATGCTTGAAACACAAACACCAGGAAGTGGCAATGAGATACAGTTAACTGATGCGATAAAACGATTAATGACTCGTCAAACGGTTTATGCTTATGATTTTATTGGTGATCGTTATGACGTGGGAGATAAATTTGGATTTATTAAAGCAACCATTGATTTTGCCTTAGATAGAGAAGATTTACATGAACAAGTATTAAATTATATTAAAGAAAAGGTAAATTAA
- a CDS encoding UDP-N-acetylglucosamine 2-epimerase, with amino-acid sequence MTEKLRILIITAPYGNGHFAVANGLIDEFKKYDNIEYSLYDLYTEDYPATTKFVKKFYFSTYKKGLQQQAYRFFYYGSDKLLDLKIAKPYLRFGIKKLVKKIEETKPHIILNTFPVNCTYNLIDEGINIPVYTVITDYFANSNWISKHTRLHFLAVNSVSMQLKQRGIKDHQYSVTGIPIKPIFYKEYSDEEIRNLKKKFNIDENKKVILLVAGAHGVVPNVNKIVNDITSEDNVQLIVVCGKNLRLYYRLNRRFFKHKNLVLFQFVDNMHELMRISDLMITKPGGITMTEAANIGIPVILYRPVYGQELENAIFFSSKRAATIALQEDELIYKALTILNDDELLNDMKNNIKKIAIKNSALLIIDRLIKDYQLFLEEENDN; translated from the coding sequence GTGACTGAGAAACTAAGAATACTTATTATTACTGCACCATATGGAAATGGTCATTTTGCTGTAGCAAATGGGTTAATTGATGAATTTAAAAAGTATGATAATATAGAATACAGCCTATATGACTTATATACAGAAGATTATCCAGCAACAACAAAATTTGTTAAGAAGTTTTATTTTAGTACCTATAAGAAAGGACTACAACAACAAGCGTATCGTTTCTTTTATTATGGTTCAGATAAATTATTAGATTTAAAAATTGCGAAACCTTATTTAAGATTTGGGATTAAGAAATTGGTTAAAAAAATTGAAGAAACTAAACCACATATTATTTTAAATACTTTTCCTGTTAACTGTACTTACAATTTAATAGATGAAGGAATTAATATTCCTGTCTATACAGTTATAACAGATTATTTTGCTAATTCAAATTGGATTAGTAAACATACACGTCTCCATTTTTTAGCGGTTAATAGTGTTTCAATGCAACTTAAGCAGCGAGGAATTAAGGATCATCAATATTCTGTTACAGGTATTCCAATAAAACCAATATTTTATAAAGAATACAGTGATGAAGAAATCCGAAATTTAAAAAAGAAGTTTAATATAGATGAAAACAAAAAGGTGATTTTATTAGTCGCAGGTGCTCACGGGGTTGTACCGAATGTTAATAAAATTGTTAATGACATTACTAGTGAAGATAATGTTCAATTAATCGTAGTGTGTGGTAAAAATCTTAGATTATATTATCGATTAAATCGTAGATTTTTTAAACACAAAAATTTAGTACTCTTTCAATTTGTTGATAACATGCATGAATTAATGCGAATTTCTGATCTTATGATTACTAAACCAGGTGGTATTACTATGACAGAAGCAGCTAATATCGGGATTCCTGTCATTTTATATCGCCCTGTATATGGACAAGAATTAGAAAATGCGATTTTCTTTAGTAGTAAACGCGCAGCAACAATTGCTTTACAAGAAGATGAATTGATATATAAAGCATTAACGATATTAAACGATGATGAATTACTAAATGATATGAAAAATAATATTAAAAAGATCGCAATTAAAAATTCAGCATTACTGATTATTGATCGTTTGATTAAAGATTATCAATTATTTTTAGAGGAAGAAAATGATAATTAG
- a CDS encoding RecX family transcriptional regulator → MIISQIKKNKNNSYELTISDEDKEHHIQLSEDLIIKHHLYFNKEINKEEFKFIKTLTNYSKIYAKTLNYIAFKMRTEEEVVTYLKKHDCSEPYLTEIIQKLKRLNYINDQLFSDLYVKNQFEMNKKGPQLIKNELLKKQIKEELIKKSLQYISKDMINDNIIHLICSYDKLNKSKSINKLKASILRSLLLKGYDYDIVSFQLNKYPFTDNNNDELLLKKETIKMFKKYQKKYEGYELKNRVIKTLLSKGFLYEDILNVLASINTEE, encoded by the coding sequence ATGATAATTAGTCAAATAAAAAAAAACAAAAATAATTCATATGAACTAACGATTTCAGATGAGGACAAAGAACATCATATTCAATTATCTGAAGATTTAATTATTAAACATCATTTATATTTTAATAAAGAAATTAATAAAGAAGAATTTAAGTTTATTAAAACGTTAACTAATTATTCAAAAATATATGCTAAAACGTTGAACTATATTGCGTTTAAAATGCGTACAGAAGAAGAAGTTGTGACATATTTAAAAAAGCATGATTGCAGTGAACCGTATTTGACAGAAATTATTCAAAAATTAAAAAGATTAAATTATATTAATGATCAATTATTTAGTGACCTATATGTTAAAAATCAATTTGAGATGAATAAAAAAGGTCCACAATTAATTAAAAATGAATTATTAAAGAAACAAATTAAAGAAGAATTAATTAAAAAGAGTTTACAATACATTTCAAAGGATATGATTAATGATAATATTATCCATCTCATCTGTTCTTATGATAAATTAAATAAAAGTAAATCTATAAATAAATTAAAAGCCTCTATTTTACGTAGTTTGCTTTTAAAAGGATATGATTATGATATTGTTTCTTTTCAATTAAATAAATATCCATTTACGGATAATAATAATGATGAACTATTACTAAAAAAAGAAACGATAAAAATGTTTAAGAAATATCAAAAAAAGTATGAAGGTTATGAACTTAAAAATCGAGTCATTAAAACATTACTTAGTAAAGGCTTTTTATACGAAGATATTTTAAATGTACTTGCTTCAATTAATACGGAGGAATAG
- the glgB gene encoding 1,4-alpha-glucan branching protein GlgB, protein MINQPTDFVSYLFHKGELKEAFKHFGSHLVFDEEKNVIGASFCVYAPHAKEVSVIGDFNNWDYSVNPMKKISEGGIWYSYISGIMEYTSYKYEIVTWENNHLQKADPFAYHHETRPKTASKVYPIDGYKWNDEDYLEKQKSINLYESPISIYEFHFGTWKKKDNNINYSYVEMVDEVIPYILEQGFTHIELLPLVEHPYDGSWGYQGTGYYAATSRYGTPKDLMYFIDRCHQAGIGVILDFVPGHFCRDAHGLYMFDGEPTYEYPFDDVRENVVWGTANFDLGKNEVRSFLISSVLFWMKYYHLDGFRMDAIANIIYWLGDKSRGYNYKALEFIRLMNTAVFEYYPNALMIAEDSTDFPMVTKPVYMGGLGFNYKWNMGWMNDVLEYFEEDSLFRKYLHNNITFGLVYAFSENFILPFSHDEVVHGKRSLLNKMPGDYWQKFANFRLIIGFLMTHPGKKLMFMGGEFAHMTEWKDKEQLDWNLYQFPSHDSANYFVRDMINLYKSEKALYETDHLEQSFLWIDANNSDQSIFSYVRKSKDNEEVLIIIMNCTPLVYHEYKLGVPYEGVYQEIVNSDRDYYGGSNQYNGELIHTTAEKMHGFEQQIKLLIPPLGISILKLVNK, encoded by the coding sequence ATGATAAATCAACCCACTGATTTTGTATCGTATTTGTTTCATAAAGGTGAATTAAAAGAAGCCTTTAAACATTTTGGTAGTCATTTAGTTTTTGATGAAGAAAAAAATGTCATTGGTGCATCTTTTTGTGTGTATGCACCACATGCGAAAGAGGTTAGTGTCATTGGTGATTTTAATAATTGGGATTATTCTGTAAATCCAATGAAAAAAATTTCTGAGGGTGGTATTTGGTATAGTTATATATCAGGTATCATGGAATATACGAGTTATAAATATGAGATAGTGACCTGGGAAAATAATCATTTACAAAAAGCAGATCCGTTTGCCTATCATCATGAAACAAGACCAAAAACAGCCAGTAAAGTATATCCTATTGATGGTTATAAGTGGAATGATGAAGACTATTTAGAAAAACAAAAAAGTATTAATTTGTATGAAAGTCCTATTTCAATCTATGAGTTTCATTTTGGTACATGGAAGAAAAAAGATAATAATATAAATTACTCTTATGTAGAAATGGTTGATGAAGTAATTCCTTATATCTTAGAACAAGGGTTTACTCATATTGAACTATTACCTTTGGTTGAGCATCCTTATGATGGTTCTTGGGGATATCAAGGAACAGGATATTATGCAGCTACTAGTCGATATGGTACGCCTAAAGATTTAATGTATTTTATTGACCGTTGCCATCAAGCAGGAATAGGTGTTATTTTAGATTTTGTTCCAGGACATTTTTGTCGAGATGCTCATGGTTTATATATGTTTGATGGTGAACCCACCTATGAGTATCCATTTGATGATGTCAGAGAAAATGTTGTATGGGGAACTGCTAATTTTGACTTAGGGAAAAACGAAGTAAGAAGTTTTTTGATTTCAAGTGTATTATTTTGGATGAAGTATTATCATTTAGATGGATTTAGAATGGATGCTATCGCTAATATCATTTATTGGTTAGGCGATAAAAGCCGAGGTTATAATTATAAAGCACTTGAATTTATTCGCTTAATGAATACAGCTGTATTTGAATATTATCCAAATGCTCTGATGATTGCTGAAGATTCAACTGATTTTCCGATGGTAACAAAACCTGTTTATATGGGTGGGTTAGGGTTTAATTATAAATGGAATATGGGTTGGATGAATGATGTATTAGAATATTTTGAAGAAGATTCATTGTTTAGAAAATATTTGCATAATAATATTACCTTTGGGCTTGTTTATGCATTTTCAGAGAATTTTATTTTACCATTTTCACATGATGAGGTTGTTCATGGAAAACGATCTCTCCTTAATAAAATGCCCGGTGATTACTGGCAAAAATTTGCTAATTTCAGGTTAATCATTGGATTTTTGATGACTCATCCTGGAAAAAAATTAATGTTCATGGGTGGAGAATTTGCTCATATGACTGAATGGAAAGATAAGGAACAACTTGATTGGAATTTATATCAATTCCCATCCCATGATTCTGCTAACTATTTCGTACGTGATATGATCAATTTATATAAATCTGAAAAAGCACTTTATGAAACAGATCATTTAGAACAAAGTTTTTTATGGATAGATGCTAATAATTCGGATCAAAGTATTTTTTCTTATGTAAGAAAAAGTAAGGATAATGAAGAAGTATTAATCATTATTATGAACTGTACACCACTTGTCTATCATGAGTATAAATTAGGGGTTCCTTATGAAGGGGTTTATCAAGAAATTGTTAATAGTGATAGAGATTATTACGGTGGTTCTAACCAATATAATGGAGAATTAATTCATACTACCGCAGAAAAAATGCATGGATTTGAACAACAGATTAAATTATTAATTCCTCCATTAGGGATATCAATATTAAAATTAGTCAATAAATAG
- a CDS encoding glucose-1-phosphate adenylyltransferase, protein MHKEVVAILLAGGKGSRLKELTDTHPKPALHFGGKYRIIDFALSNCTNSGIDTIGIITQYEPIELTSYIGSGSAWDLDVLNGGVTVLPPYTSKQQGFYWQKGTAHAVYQHLNYLDLYQPKYVLILSSDHVYKMDYSEIIAYHIEKKADLTISSVKVNHEDAKRFGILTINENNKVTSFEEKPDNPTSFLASQGIYVFNYQILKSLLYDMSYQSTAEIDFAKHIIPHMIKHFNVYTYLFNGYWQDIGTIYSLWKANMDLIDDPHLIELGDNKWRIFSNTIHLPGHHVYKNAKIKNSLISEGSIIYGNVYHSVLSHSVIIGENSTIDNTVIMPRVRIGENCLIKNAIVKMNVKIPNKTHLVYDSVKIISEEVIS, encoded by the coding sequence TTGCATAAAGAGGTTGTTGCTATTTTACTTGCTGGAGGAAAAGGGTCTAGGTTAAAAGAATTAACCGATACCCATCCTAAACCAGCACTTCATTTTGGTGGTAAATATCGCATCATTGATTTTGCTTTAAGTAACTGTACAAATAGTGGTATTGATACAATTGGGATCATTACGCAATACGAACCAATTGAATTAACCTCTTATATTGGGAGTGGTAGTGCTTGGGATTTAGATGTTTTAAATGGTGGGGTTACTGTATTACCACCTTATACCTCTAAACAGCAGGGTTTTTATTGGCAAAAAGGAACAGCTCACGCGGTATATCAACATTTAAACTATTTAGATTTATATCAACCTAAGTATGTACTTATCTTATCAAGTGACCATGTTTATAAAATGGATTATAGTGAAATAATCGCATATCATATCGAAAAAAAAGCTGATCTAACCATCTCATCAGTGAAGGTTAATCATGAAGATGCGAAGCGTTTTGGTATTTTAACAATCAATGAAAACAACAAAGTCACTTCTTTTGAAGAAAAACCAGACAATCCCACATCTTTCCTTGCTTCTCAAGGAATATATGTGTTCAATTATCAAATATTAAAATCATTATTATATGATATGAGTTACCAATCAACTGCTGAGATAGATTTTGCCAAACATATTATTCCACATATGATAAAGCATTTTAATGTATATACATATTTATTCAATGGATATTGGCAAGATATTGGAACAATTTATTCCTTATGGAAAGCAAATATGGATTTGATTGATGATCCCCACTTGATTGAACTTGGCGATAATAAATGGCGAATTTTTTCTAATACAATTCATCTGCCAGGACATCATGTATATAAAAATGCAAAAATAAAAAACTCTCTTATAAGTGAAGGAAGTATTATTTATGGGAATGTTTATCATTCTGTACTATCTCACTCTGTAATAATAGGCGAAAATAGTACGATTGACAATACAGTAATTATGCCAAGGGTCAGAATAGGAGAAAATTGTTTAATTAAAAATGCGATTGTGAAAATGAATGTAAAAATCCCTAATAAAACGCACTTAGTTTATGATTCAGTTAAGATAATCTCTGAAGAGGTGATATCATGA
- a CDS encoding glycogen/starch synthase produces the protein MIPKMLGVIDATVFYKDLHKLFIHRLPSAIQFGGRYRLIDFSLSNFKNSGIRNVAIYPNGNYRSLTDHVSSGKVWDLDRKRDGLFILPPKRIIDQSEEMISFARMKEHMEYFLRSKQDYVVLTSGVLVWNINFTIPLKNHIDTQADITEIKVKNQRVNTFILKKAYLIQLILQHEYLGFKNLIEVIQFAHNIKVNDYEHQGYTKMIKSIQDLYESHMDMLNFDIGKSIFKEEEPMLSKTKDSPPTFYKDKAKVKNTIVANGANINGYIENSIISRDVFIEEGVSINHSIIMQQSKILANAILDYCIIDKNTIIGENVVLKGSKENPVIVEKEEKIITKSKMKIFHVATECAPFIKTGGLADVLAALPKSQRDLGIEISVCIPLYQQIKNNYQKQLHLEYTILIDDQNCLVYSLNREGVRYYFIKIEDYFEQKKIYGNDNDLVRYYYLNKCVLQLIEKFEYPPDIIHIHDYHVCLIPILIRHIYKQYNRPKTCLTIHNIKYQGIYYNEKFINKYLKDITSDDSINFLKLGLSYTDIITTVSPTYSKELQYEFFSENLQDIIIKRKNDLYGILNGLDDNVFHPKTDISIALNYDINSIDKKKENKRYLQQHSNLTVDEHIPIIGMVTRLVEQKGIDLVLSIFDKLMETEKVQFVLLGTGNTVYETEFKYFEKKYPKRVKANIGYDAFNPNQIYAGADLFLMPSKFEPCGISQMIALKYGTIPIVRETGGLKDTVFAYNEFTKNGNGFTFTNYNAQDMLHTIKRAITFYNQKNDWNEIVKSAMNYDFNYHKTAMKYYRLYEILLK, from the coding sequence ATGATTCCAAAAATGTTAGGAGTTATTGATGCTACTGTTTTTTATAAAGATTTACATAAACTCTTTATTCATCGATTACCAAGTGCCATTCAATTTGGTGGTCGTTACCGACTGATAGATTTTAGTTTATCTAATTTTAAAAACTCTGGAATCCGTAATGTAGCTATCTATCCAAATGGAAATTATCGTTCTTTGACTGACCATGTTTCATCAGGTAAAGTTTGGGATTTAGACCGGAAAAGAGATGGACTTTTTATCTTACCTCCTAAACGAATTATTGACCAAAGTGAAGAGATGATTTCATTTGCTCGTATGAAGGAACATATGGAATACTTTTTGCGAAGTAAACAAGATTATGTCGTTTTAACTAGTGGCGTTCTTGTTTGGAATATAAATTTTACAATCCCATTAAAAAATCATATTGATACCCAAGCAGATATTACTGAAATAAAAGTAAAAAATCAAAGAGTGAATACTTTTATATTAAAAAAAGCTTATTTAATTCAATTAATATTACAACATGAATATTTAGGATTTAAAAATTTAATTGAAGTTATTCAGTTTGCCCATAACATAAAGGTAAACGATTATGAACATCAAGGTTACACAAAGATGATTAAAAGTATACAAGACTTGTATGAGAGTCATATGGATATGCTAAATTTTGATATTGGAAAATCAATATTTAAAGAAGAAGAACCGATGTTATCCAAAACAAAAGATTCACCCCCTACTTTTTATAAAGATAAAGCAAAAGTTAAGAATACGATTGTTGCAAATGGGGCAAACATTAATGGTTATATAGAAAACAGCATTATTTCTCGTGATGTATTCATTGAAGAAGGCGTTAGTATTAATCACTCTATTATCATGCAGCAATCTAAGATATTAGCTAACGCGATTTTAGATTACTGTATAATAGATAAAAATACGATTATTGGCGAAAATGTTGTATTAAAGGGATCTAAGGAAAATCCTGTGATAGTTGAAAAAGAAGAAAAAATCATAACCAAATCAAAAATGAAGATATTTCATGTGGCAACAGAATGTGCACCATTTATAAAAACAGGTGGGTTGGCTGATGTTTTAGCAGCACTCCCTAAAAGTCAACGTGATTTAGGGATTGAAATCAGTGTATGTATTCCACTTTATCAACAAATTAAAAACAATTATCAAAAACAACTCCATCTTGAATATACTATTTTAATTGATGATCAAAACTGTTTAGTTTATTCTCTTAATCGTGAAGGGGTACGATATTATTTTATTAAAATAGAAGATTATTTTGAACAAAAAAAAATATACGGAAATGATAATGATCTTGTAAGGTATTATTATCTGAATAAATGTGTCCTTCAGTTAATAGAAAAATTTGAATATCCGCCTGATATTATTCATATTCATGACTATCATGTCTGTTTAATTCCTATTTTGATAAGGCACATATATAAGCAATATAATAGACCTAAGACATGTTTAACAATTCATAATATAAAGTATCAAGGAATCTATTATAATGAAAAATTTATAAATAAATACTTGAAAGATATCACAAGTGACGATTCAATTAATTTCTTAAAACTTGGATTATCATATACAGATATCATTACAACCGTCTCACCTACTTATAGTAAAGAATTACAATATGAATTCTTTAGTGAAAATTTACAGGATATAATAATCAAAAGGAAAAATGATTTATACGGTATATTAAATGGTTTAGATGATAATGTATTTCACCCAAAAACAGATATTTCTATTGCTTTAAATTATGACATAAACTCGATTGATAAGAAAAAAGAAAACAAACGATACTTACAACAACATTCAAATCTGACAGTTGACGAACACATTCCGATAATTGGGATGGTAACTAGACTTGTTGAACAAAAAGGGATAGATTTAGTTTTATCGATATTTGATAAATTAATGGAAACTGAGAAGGTACAATTCGTTTTACTTGGGACAGGTAATACGGTCTATGAAACAGAATTTAAATATTTTGAGAAAAAATATCCGAAACGTGTTAAAGCAAATATTGGTTATGATGCTTTTAATCCAAATCAAATTTATGCAGGTGCTGATCTTTTTTTAATGCCATCTAAGTTTGAACCATGTGGAATTTCACAAATGATTGCACTTAAGTATGGAACTATTCCAATTGTTAGGGAAACAGGTGGATTAAAAGACACGGTGTTTGCCTATAATGAGTTCACTAAAAACGGAAATGGTTTTACATTTACAAATTATAATGCGCAAGATATGTTACATACTATAAAAAGAGCAATCACTTTTTATAATCAGAAAAATGATTGGAATGAAATTGTAAAAAGTGCTATGAATTATGATTTTAATTATCATAAAACAGCCATGAAGTATTATCGTTTATATGAAATATTATTAAAATAA
- a CDS encoding glycogen/starch/alpha-glucan phosphorylase encodes MPTGIFRTKKVFTETYIKRIENMYGKRYNETSIHQKYYALATLVREHVSKNWIESKETVIKNKQKQVYYFSMEFLMGRLLTNNLINLGVRNIINSSFADMNLDLKEIEDVESDAGLGNGGLGRLAACFLDSLASLSYPGHGNCIRYRYGFFNQKIINGYQVEIPDQWLQRGYVWEVRKSNESTNVPFYGYIRMENVDGKLQFIHENSICVKAVPYDVPIAGFDTKTVNNLTLWSAEPCEQYPEGINPADYEREVRQISEFLYPDDSTDEGKILRLKQQYFFVAAGLRRIITQHKSLYHTMDNFHEKITLHINDTHPALIVPELMRILIDEEGFDWDSAWDITTHTCAYTNHTILSEALEKWPVRLFQPLLPRIYMIVEEMNRRLCLTLINRYGDNHPKITDLAIISHDLVHMAHIAIVGSFSVNGVAELHTKILKDIEMKDFNELYPHKFNNKTNGITHRRWVYQANPELTAFLNKYCGKEWVKEPELLKNLLPFVNDEKVKKALYKIKQARKKALASKIEKTQNIKLDVNSIFDIQVKRLHEYKRQLMNVLHIMYLYNRLKNDQSFYDNFYPQSYIFGAKAASSYYLAKKVIKLINSVSEIVNNDELVNEKMKVVFVENYNVSYAEDIMPAANLSEQISTASKEASGTGNMKFMMNGALTIGTLDGANIEISELTGIDNEFIFGLTADEVNELYEAKTYDPWDIYHQDLHLQEVLDQLVNGFFNDVQEDEFKDIYDNLLYRGDQYFVLKDFDSYRRAQEKANQTYKNQDKWLEMALINIAKSGYFSSDRTIEQYVNEIWHLEKNMFDQ; translated from the coding sequence ATGCCAACAGGAATTTTTAGAACTAAAAAAGTATTTACAGAAACTTATATAAAACGTATTGAAAATATGTATGGAAAAAGATATAATGAAACATCGATTCATCAAAAATATTATGCCTTAGCTACATTAGTACGTGAGCATGTAAGTAAAAATTGGATAGAATCAAAAGAAACGGTTATTAAAAACAAACAAAAACAAGTTTATTATTTCTCAATGGAATTTTTAATGGGGCGATTATTAACCAATAATTTAATTAATTTAGGCGTTCGCAATATTATTAACTCTTCATTTGCTGATATGAATTTAGATTTAAAGGAAATTGAAGATGTTGAAAGTGATGCTGGATTAGGAAATGGTGGTTTAGGTCGACTAGCTGCTTGTTTTTTAGATTCACTGGCTTCATTAAGTTATCCTGGTCATGGAAATTGTATACGATATCGTTATGGCTTTTTTAATCAAAAGATAATCAATGGTTATCAAGTTGAAATACCTGATCAGTGGTTACAAAGAGGGTATGTCTGGGAAGTTAGAAAATCTAATGAAAGTACAAATGTTCCTTTTTATGGATATATTAGAATGGAAAATGTGGATGGAAAACTACAATTCATTCATGAAAACTCGATTTGTGTAAAAGCAGTTCCCTATGATGTACCAATTGCTGGATTCGATACTAAAACAGTAAATAATTTAACTCTATGGTCAGCTGAACCTTGTGAACAATATCCAGAAGGAATTAATCCTGCTGATTATGAACGAGAAGTACGACAAATCTCTGAATTTTTATATCCAGATGATTCAACTGATGAAGGAAAAATATTACGATTAAAGCAACAATATTTCTTTGTCGCTGCTGGGTTAAGAAGAATTATCACTCAACATAAATCACTCTATCATACAATGGATAATTTCCATGAGAAAATTACACTACACATTAATGATACGCATCCTGCGCTTATCGTTCCAGAATTAATGCGTATTTTAATTGATGAAGAAGGATTTGATTGGGATAGTGCATGGGATATTACAACACATACTTGTGCGTATACAAATCATACTATTTTATCTGAAGCATTAGAAAAATGGCCCGTTCGATTATTTCAACCATTATTACCTAGAATTTATATGATTGTTGAAGAAATGAATCGTCGTTTATGTTTAACATTAATCAATAGATATGGTGATAATCATCCTAAAATAACTGATTTAGCAATTATCAGTCATGATTTAGTTCATATGGCGCATATTGCGATTGTTGGTTCATTTAGTGTGAATGGAGTTGCTGAATTACATACTAAAATTTTGAAGGATATTGAAATGAAAGACTTCAATGAATTATATCCACATAAATTTAATAATAAAACTAATGGTATTACACACAGAAGATGGGTCTATCAAGCTAATCCTGAATTAACCGCATTTTTAAATAAATATTGTGGAAAAGAATGGGTCAAAGAACCTGAATTGTTAAAAAATTTACTCCCCTTTGTAAATGATGAAAAAGTAAAAAAAGCGTTATATAAAATAAAACAAGCGCGTAAAAAAGCTTTAGCAAGTAAAATAGAAAAAACACAAAACATTAAATTAGATGTGAATTCTATCTTTGATATCCAAGTCAAACGTCTTCATGAATATAAAAGACAATTAATGAATGTTCTACATATTATGTATTTATATAACCGTCTCAAAAATGATCAGTCGTTTTATGACAATTTTTACCCACAATCATATATCTTTGGTGCTAAAGCTGCAAGTAGTTACTATTTAGCTAAAAAGGTAATTAAATTAATTAACTCTGTTAGTGAAATTGTCAATAATGATGAACTTGTTAATGAAAAAATGAAAGTAGTTTTTGTTGAAAATTATAATGTTTCTTACGCAGAGGATATTATGCCAGCAGCTAATTTATCTGAACAAATATCGACAGCTTCTAAAGAAGCATCGGGGACTGGAAATATGAAATTTATGATGAATGGTGCTTTAACAATAGGAACACTAGACGGGGCTAATATTGAGATATCTGAACTAACAGGAATAGATAATGAGTTTATATTTGGACTGACTGCTGATGAAGTTAACGAATTATATGAAGCAAAAACATATGACCCATGGGATATTTATCATCAAGATTTACATCTACAAGAAGTTCTAGATCAATTAGTTAATGGTTTCTTTAATGATGTTCAAGAAGATGAATTCAAAGATATTTATGACAATTTATTGTATCGTGGTGATCAATACTTTGTTTTGAAAGATTTTGATAGTTATAGAAGAGCACAAGAAAAAGCAAATCAAACCTATAAGAATCAAGATAAATGGTTAGAGATGGCTTTAATTAATATTGCTAAATCAGGTTATTTTTCAAGTGACCGAACAATAGAACAGTACGTTAATGAGATTTGGCATCTTGAAAAAAATATGTTTGATCAATAA